DNA from Geobacter sulfurreducens PCA:
AAACTGTCCACGCATTCATGCCGATGCCCGAGGTCCAGTGCTGCTCCGGCCTTTGCGTGCGTCGTTCCATAAGTAATGTTTGTCAGGAATGGTTTTTCCGCCGACCCAGGTCCGGCCGATCCGATTCCCCGACATGGGCGACCGTGGCGGTAAGGCAACTCAGGCAATCCCTAAGCGTGCAGACACCACACGAATGGTGCATGAAGACTGGGATACCATTCTGCTTCGCCACGGCCATGGCCTCGTTCTTCACCCGGTGGGACACCTTGTTGGTGAAGATGACCAAGGCATCGAAGCGCTTCAATTTGACGGCGATATTGTTTTCCGACTGGGAGAACATTCGCAGCTCCACCCCTGAACGGACCGCCTCTTCCCGATAGTGTTTCTCCAGGCGGTCCATGCCGCCGATCACCGCAATGCACATGGCCTTACCCCCATAACTATGACTTTCAATTTCATCAAAACCGACAACTGGGCGTGGTGACCCGTCCGCCAGACAATCGAGCGCCGACGTGCATCTGTTCAAGCGTTCCGCCATCCGAGCCCGGCAACAGCGAAAGACTTCGGCAAGGCGCAGACTCTCCCTGGGATCGCCGAATATCTTCCACGGCCCCTGGCAGGCGAACGGAATCCTCACCAACCCCATGAATGCCGCCACATCTTTAAGGGGATAGCCTAGAAACACCCCGATCTCATGAGGGAATCGGTCACCGTCAATGCGAGTCGACAGTTCCGTCAGCACTTCATCAAGCCCGGTTGCAGCACCGTATCCCGCCCGCGCCAGCACTGCTGAAGCACTGGGGCGGCGCAGCAGCGCCTCAAGGGCTTCCGGGCGATAAAGAAGCAGCAACAATGAATCCCCACGGTCGGACAACTCCCGGACGGCAAGGCCGCTCTCGCCCAGCACCATCGCCCCCCACTGCTTCCAGAGGACGTAAAGGTTGCGGCCGCATGCACGGGTACGGTTGGCGATACCGATCAGGTTGGCGGGCTTTTCGCCCGCAAGCACCTCAGCCGCTTCCAGCGCGAGAAACGACGCAAGACACTCCCGGGGCTCATCGAACCGTTCCGCCAGATCGTGCCAGACCGGCCGCCGGACACCGTGCCGCATTTCCGAAATCATCTGCCCCATGGCAACCCCTTTCCCTCGTCAGTACGTGACCGTGATGGCGTTAAGCTCTTCCTTGGTAATGTCGGGCCATTTTTTGAGATTCCAGACCCCGACCCACGCCTTGAAAACCGCGAGGTTTCTTTGTCGTTCTTCCTCGGTGGCACCGAGATGCCGGTACATATTCCCCGGCTTGGCATCCTTGCTGTTTTTGCCGTCGTCAAGCCTGCGCATGAGGGCGCCGGTGTCAGGCCACGCCGTATAAAAAATCAGGTGGCTGTATGTGTCCATCCGCATCCCCTGCCCCTTGGCAAGCCATTTTTCCTTCTCGGCCTTGAAGGCGTGGTATTCGGGGGCAGCATCCGCGCCATGGCAGCCTGCACACCTGACATCGAAGATCGGCTTGATGTCCTTGCGATAGGTCACCTCGCCACCCCATGCGGTAGCCGCAACCAAAAGGCCCATAACAAGCGAAAGAATAGTTGTTTTTTGCACCGTGGACCCCTTGTTGAATTTGAAAATGTTTTTCACTTTTAACAAGGCCGGGGATATGTTGTCAATGTTTTTTTGCAGTCGGAGCCCCGGAACGTATTTAACTGTGCCTATAGGGAGGCGACCGCATTTCCATGATGTATTAAAGTGTTGATTCTCCGACGCCGGTTTCTTAGAATACGGCCAGCTTCAGGGAAAGCGGGGGACACGTGGTCACAATCCTACTCATTGCCGATCAAGCTCGGCTTGAAGGACTCTTCAGCTTCACGAAGGAGTCTTCTCAGATTCACTTCAGGATGTGTCGGACCCTGAACCAGGGCACCGAGGAGATGGCCGAATCCTCCCCCGACTTCCTCTTCATCCAGAACCATCTGTCGGGACTTTCGGGCGAAATTCTCGCACGGCACCTGATCTCGGGCCAAACGGACGGGCGACCGACGATCGTTCTGTTCGGCGATGCGACCGAGTGCACACCGGTGCCAGGCGTAATCGACTCATGCCTGGACCTCACTCAGGCGGATGTGGTCCTCTCCGCCGCCATTATCGGTCTCATTACCGGCGCCATGCACCGGCAGGACGTGCCGGCGGTGACGGAGGCAGGGGCCGAAACGGAGGAGGCCGCCACCCCATCCCAGGCGACGCAGGTGGCCGACGATGTCCCCCCGACTCCGGAACCAACGGAGCCGTCCCCCTTTGACCAGAAATTACAGAGTGTCTTGGAAGAGACCCTTCCCCCGGTGCCTCTAGCCGAGATCGAGGAGCACGTGGCCCTTGGCCGGCAGGCTGAACCTGCGCATGAAGACGCGCCCCAGGAACAGCCTGCCCGCAGTCGGCCCGGCGCCTTGCGGTCCACGGTCAGGCCGTTCGCTATCGGGATAGCTGTGTTGATTGTCGCGGCAGCGGTCATCTATCTCGCCGTCTCGCTTGGCACCAACTCCACAACGCACCCCACGCAGACCCCAGTTGCCGAGGTTAAACCTACGCCTTCCGGCACAGCGCAGCAGAAGCCAGCGTCGCAGCCGCCGGCACCTGCACCGGAGACATTGCCTCCGGCGATCGCTCCCGCCCAGACCCCACCGGCCGGCATGACCGAACTGCCCCCCTTCATCCCTCGCCAGAAACCTGACCGCGCGTATGGCGAAAAAAATCCCGGATGGGAGCGATACCTGGGCGCCCGCACCGAGTTCAAGGTCTACCGCGAGGCAGGTATCATCAAGGCGATCCAGTCCATCGACCGTAGCGGTGTCGGGATCCCCGAATCGTTCATGCGCGGAGCCCTTGAGCAAATGACCCGGGTACGACAGTTCTCAATCAACGGCAAGGAAACCAAGGGCTCTTTCCACGTGGAAAAGGGTACGACCACGGCCGGGGCCAGGATACTGATCTACCGGACAGCGCCCAAAGGCTCCATCAGGGCGTTTGTAGTCTATTTCCCCTGATGGCCCTGCCATCCCGCTCTCCGAGGAACCACATGAACACATGCCATTTCTACCGGGTCCAGTTGCTTCGTGCCTCTCTTCTGCTCATGGCCATTAGCGCCACGGCGTCAGCCTCCGCCACCTCTTTCGAACTCGACGTGAAGGACCTGCAGACCGTTGCCCCGGCCAAGCGCGCTCCCAAGCGCAAAGCCCCCGCTCCGGCCGCTTCTGCCGAAACCAAGCGCGATACCGTCCCTGCCGAAACGAAGAGGGGTGTTTCCCGTTATACCGTTAAGCCGGGTGACTTCATCTTCAAGATACTGATGCGGGAATACGGCCTTTCAAATGCGGCGGCTGAAGCGCTCATCCCTGAAATCCAGAGGATCAACAACCTGCGGAGCATCACTCGTCTTTCGGTTGGACAGACCATCCTCATTCCCCTTGAGGGGCCACGGGCTGCTGTACGCGTTCAGGAGTTCGGTGAACGCCGGGAGACGGCCGAACCCGCCGCAACCGTAGCAGTTGCCCCCCCTACGGAGCCATCGCCCCAGGTTGTTGAATCAGGCCCGGCTCCACCGTCTGAGCAGACAGCCCCCCCTGTTACTGAAGCCGCCGCTCCCGTGCCCCCCCGGCCCGAGCCGGCACCGGCAACGCGCCCCGCTGAAGCAGCACCACCGATCTCCCCGGCACCGGTCGTCGTTTCGGCGCCCTCCTCTTTCAGCCGGCGGCTCATCACCCTGTGGCAGAGCCTCGTCCCCGGCCAGGAAAGGGTGGAACCCATCACACTCAACGGCAGGGTGCTCCCGCCCGAGGAATTCCCCCTTCTTCTCGCCGCTGACGGTGGGAAGATACTGGTCGACATGAAAGGGACTCTGCTTCCCCGCGACAAAAGCACCTTGGCTGAAAGACATCCCGATATCCGGCTGGTCTCGCGCGGAGCCAGCAGTGAACGGGATTTTTTCACCGTCCTGCTGCGCACCGCGGAATTTGCCCACGTGGAAGAAGACGCCGTCGCCACAATAGGCTCCGATCCCCAGCTCACGGTCAAGGCCGACTACCGAATTACCAGGCTGCCGGCAGTTGCCACGCGTGGACCGGAAAATGTATTTCTCTTTCTTGAGCGTAACGGGTCCTGCCTCCCAGCAGCACTCATCTCGGCCCTTGCCGATAACGGGATCAACAGTGTGGAATTCTGCGATGTCGCTCCGCAGCCGCCGTCGGTACCGGGCTACGAGTTGAGGAGCGTAACCGGCACGACCCCGTGCGAATTGGCTGTCCAATTGCTTGGTGTCCTGGCCGTGAAGCTTGACCGCAACCGGATTGTATCGGGCTCCATGGGGGAGAATGCGGAGAGCCGGTTCAGCATCCGCGTGGATGGATATTTTGAAAACGACGGGAAGAAGTTCATCCTGAGCTGTAACGACAATGACTCCTACAACTACACGCTCTTTCGCCTGCTGCAGCTGGAAGGATACGGCATCATCCAACTGGGAGACAAAGACGACTTCGCCACCGTCGCGGACAAGATCCTCACGGTTCTGCGCTATCCCCACTCCTTCGGCCGCCATGATTTCACCCATGACCGTTATACCGTATCGGCGCTGGGGTTCAGGGTGACGCGGCTGGGGCCGGTTAGCGGCCGCATGCTGATCATCGATCGCCCCGTGGACCCGGCATTCGCAGAATTATTACAATGGGAACGCTAGCAGCATAGGGCAGAAAATGCAAAGAGGGGGGCGTCCGTCGGGACACCCCCCTCTTTGCATATGAACCGCCTGCCGTTCGGCTGAGTGGTTAGAGCGTTACTGACCGGCCATCTTGAGGAAGGCATCCGCACGATAGAGCGTTGCATCGGGGACCAGTGGAGAGGACGGATAACGGGCCAGGAAGCGCTCGAACAGCTCAACGGACTGCGAATAGGCTCCTGACTTGTATGCGCTCACTCCTTTCTCGTAGAGAGAGTGCTCGTTATCATCCGCCTTTCCCGTTTGAGGTCGGTGCGCTTCCGCCGCAGGCCGCGAAGGCACGGGGGGGGTGGCGGCCGCTGGTTCCGGCGTCCGCACGGATGTGGTCACAGTGGACTCCCGCTTTGCCTCCCGGTGGGCCGCGACCGGCGCAACCTTCTCCCGGGCGGGGCGAACGGCTGACTCTCTTTTTGCCGCGGCGGCCGGAACAGCGGAGGGCTGTTGGCTGAACACCGCTTTCGGACCGGCCGGGGCCACCGGCACCATGAGTTTATTGCCGGCGTAGATAAGGTCGGGGTTCTTGATTTCGTTGAAGAGAAGTATCTGGGGGTAGTACCCGCCCTTACCGTTGTACTTGCGGGAGAGGGAATACAGGGTATCCCCCTTCTGGACGGTAATGCTCTTGACGAGCACTCCCTCGTCCGGGCCCGAAGGACGGCTCCCTTCCGAAGCCCCGGGCGTATAGAGAAGGTATTCCCCGCCGGCCGCCAGGGAGGCCATGGAGAGGACGAGGGAGGCGGAAACAACCCTGAGTGCGCTCTTCATATCAGTACCTGTTCCCCAACTGGTCTTGATACTTCAGGACATTCTTGACCTGGATGCTCGTTCCCACGGCTGTGCCCGAACGGACGCGGAACGTTACCTTGATGGTGCGTTTCTCGCTGGCGCCCAGTTCGTCGAAGGTCCAGAGATAGTCGCCGTTGGCATTCCGGACGAACGACGGATCGGACGCCACCAGCTCCAGGTCCTTGGGCATGGTGCTTTGGAGTTCGACACTCTTGGCCATGTTTGAACCGCGGTTCGTGAAGTTCAGCTCGAAGGAGGAAACCTCGCCCGGCTTCAGGCGTCCTCCCTTGCCGCTCATAACCAGGTCCACCACCGGCCGTGAGTAGAGGAGGCGCAACGAGGCAAGAGCACCCCGGGCCTGGTCGGTTTCCGGCTCGAAGGCCAGGGACACTGTGGCGGCAGTCCCGTCGCTCTCCGAGAAGGGAGTGGACAGATCGAGGATCACGTACGATTCTTCCTTGGGCGCGAGGGGCCCTACGTGGTTGATGATCGGCTCGTTGTTCTGCCGGATGCCGTCGCGGTTCAGGTCCTGGTAGACGGTATAGGCCACGTTCGGCGGAAGATTGGGCTTGATGATGACATCCTCGCGCTGGTTGCCGGTGTTGGTAACCACCAGAGGAATCGAAACCTGCTGGCCGGGAATCACCACAAGTTTCTCGCTGGCGGTCCTGACGGCCACCCCGCTTACCGGTTTGACCACAGCCGCCGCAGAGATGAACGAATCGCGAGTCTGCAGCTCGCTGTTGACCAAGTCGGCGCGCAGGAAGAGTTCCTGACGTGCAATGGCCTCATCCTTGAGCTGGAACGTCACCTCGAACTCCCGGCTCTCGCCGGAGACCAGCCGCATGCCGTCCAGAACGAGAGCCGCCTTCATTTCCTGCTTGAACCCAGCCTCGCCAAAGCCCACCGGCTCATACTGGGGCGGGTAGTTCAGGCGAAGTGCCACGCCCTGGGCAGCGGCAGTGCCGATATTGAGGAGCACAACCCGATAGGAGACCTTCTCCCCGGGAAGCACCTGATTCTTGTCCGTCTTGACCACTGCCCGCAGGAGCGGAGCCGATGCGGTCAGAAAGATGTCCCGCGCCTGGGATGCCTCACGGTCGAGCCGCGAAGCGACCTTGATCGGATAGACGAGCTTCTGTCCGTCAATAGCTTCGCGCGGCACCGCAATGGAGAGTATCCCCCGGAATCGTTCCCCCGGCGCCAGGGAAGGTGTCAGATTGATCGGCATCTCCTTCCGGCCGGCATCGGCGAACTGGGCTCCGAATTCGGAGGGGAAACCCGATTCAAGATAGAAGCTGTCGGTTCCGTTGCCCCGGTTGACCACTTCAAAGGGGATCTCGTGGCGTTTTCCGGCCTCAAGGCCCTGGGCCGGGGCTTGAATCATCAGATCGGCATCGGCGAACTGCCCCACTTCCAGCGTGAGAATCTGGGCATTCTTTTCGGGGAGTGCCGGAGGGGCAGCGGCAACGGCCGGACTTGGCGCGACATGGGTGATTCCCATCTCCGCGAGCTTGGCGGCAGCAGCAGCGGCGGCCCGGGTCCCCGGGAAGCGGTCGATGAGCGATTTATACTCGGCAACGGCCTTCTCGCGCAGAGCGGCCCGCTTCTGTTCCTCGGCGCGGCGAACGGCGGACTGTTCAGTCTCTTCCTTCTGGCGGGCAGCCTTCTCGGCAGCCAGGCGTTCGGCAGCCTCCCTGTCGCGCCGGGCCTGGTCGGCGGCCACGCGCTCGGCTTCGACCTTGGCTGCCGCCGCCTGCTCCGCTGCTCTCAATTCTGCGGCAGTCTTCTCTGCGGCAAGACGCTCAGCTTCGGCTTTCTCGCGGGCGGCCTGCTCTGCGGCAAGACGCCCGGCAGCCGCCTTCTCTTCTGCGGCCTTCTGGGCGGCAACCCGCTCAGCCTCGGCCTTCTCACGGGCAGCCTGCTCTGCGGCACGGCGCTCGGCAGCCACCTTCTCTTCTGCAGCCTTCTGGGCAGCAACCCGCTCAGCTTCGGCTTTCTCGCGGGCAGCCTGCTCTGCGGCACGGCGCTCGGCAGCCACCTTCTCTTCTGCAGCCTTCTGGGCAGCAACCCGCTCAGCTTCGGCTTTCTCGCGGGCAGTCTGCTCTGCAACACGGCGCTCGGCAGTCGCCTTTTCCTGAGCGGCTTTCTGGGCGGCAAGCCTCTCTGCCTCCACCCGTTCCCGGGCAGCCTGCTCCGCGGCAAGGCGCTCGGCGGCCGCTTTCTCCTCAGCCGCTTTCTCCTCAGCCGCTTTCCGAGCGACAGCTTGACTCGCAGCGGTAGCGGCAGCAGTGGCGGCACCTACCGCCTCAGCAGTAGTGGTGGCAGCGCCAGCAGTAATGCTCGCCGCTTTCTGGGCAGCCTGCTCAGCAGCCTGGCGGGCAGAGGCGGTCTTTTCAGCCAGGACCTGGCGGGCAACCGAAGTCTCCGATACCGGCGCCTCGGCTCCACGCCGAGCCATTGCCGGGAGTTGCTCCCCCTTGTCGTAACGTGTTACGAGGCCAAGGAGATCGTCCTCCACGGTTCCCTTGAGAGGACTGTCGGGGTATTCCTTGAAAAACTGCGACATATAGCGGGCGGCATCCCGCTCGTACCCAGCTTTGAAGCTTGCCCGGGCAAGCCAGAAAATGGCCATGTCGCGCAACGGCGTATCGGGATACTTATCGAGGACCGTCTTCATCCGGTCGATGGCTGCTTGGTAGTCCTTCTTCTGATAGGCGTTGAAGCCGGCAATGAATATCTGTGAGTCTTCAGAGGTGACGGCAAAGGCGGGGGAGGTAAGAAGCGACGCGATTATGAGATATCCGGCAAGGCACCTGACAAAGGTAGTGCGGAAGGATTTCATAAAATTCACGGGCTTAACCTTTCCAGTGGCTTGCAAGGGGTGTAAGTAATCAGTTCAGTTACATAGCATCATAACTGTGGCTTGTCAACGGGGAATACCGGCGCGAACCCCTGTAATTACGCGATAAACGGCCCAACGAATCGACGGCTGCCCGTGGATGGCTTCGCCTTCCCAAAACTGCTGCCTGCCGCTATACTAGCATTCATGTTCGACACCAAGCGACTGACAACCCTCCCCGATGCACCGGGTGTCTACCTCATGAAGGGGAACGGCGGGGACATTCTTTACGTGGGAAAGGCCAAGAGCCTCCGTAAACGGGTCCGCTCCTATTTCAGCAAGGGGGGAGAGTCACGCTACCATATCCGGTTCCTGGTGGGCCGGGTCGCCGACATCGACGTAATCGTCACCGACACAGAGAAGGAAGCCCTCCTCCTCGAGAACACCCTTATCAAGGAACATCGCCCCCGGTACAATCTGGACCTGCGGGACGACAAAACCTACTTTTCCCTCCGACTCGACATGAACGAGGAGTTTCCCCGCCTGACCATCGTGAGACGGCCGGGCAGGGACGGAGCCCGCTACTTCGGCCCCTATTCCTCTGCTTCTGCCGCGCGGGAGGTCCTCAAGCAGCTGTACAAGCTCTTCCCGCTCCGCCACTACCCGCTGGAGAGCTGCCGCCGTCGCAGACGCCCCTGCCTCTTTTACCAGCTCAGGCAGTGCGCCGCCCCCTGTCACGGGCTCATCTCGGGCGAAGATTACCAATCACTGGCAGAAGGCGCGGCCTTGTTCCTTGCAGGAAAAAACAGCGACCTAACCCGCCTCTACAGGCAGCGCATGGCCGCAGCAGCAGCGGATGAACGGTATGAGGACGCCGCCCGCTACAGGGACTTGATCCGCGCCATTGAGGTCACCGTAGAGAAGCAGAAGATGGTAGCCGGCGACGGCGACACGGACGTAGTCGGATTCTTTCGCGACGCCACAGACCTTTCCGTCTCGATCCTCTTCTACCGCGGCGGCCGCCTCATGGGGAGCCGCAACTACCTCCTGGACTGGGAAATGGATGACGCCGAAGGGCTCTCGTCGTTCCTGTCCGGCTACTACAACAGGGATGTCGTCATCCCCGATGAAATCCTCATCCCCTTCACCGTGGACGACACGGACCCCCTCGGCGAACTGCTAACGGAACGGCGAGGGAAAAAGACCGTTCTCCGCCACCCCGTGC
Protein-coding regions in this window:
- a CDS encoding LysM peptidoglycan-binding domain-containing protein, whose translation is MKSALRVVSASLVLSMASLAAGGEYLLYTPGASEGSRPSGPDEGVLVKSITVQKGDTLYSLSRKYNGKGGYYPQILLFNEIKNPDLIYAGNKLMVPVAPAGPKAVFSQQPSAVPAAAAKRESAVRPAREKVAPVAAHREAKRESTVTTSVRTPEPAAATPPVPSRPAAEAHRPQTGKADDNEHSLYEKGVSAYKSGAYSQSVELFERFLARYPSSPLVPDATLYRADAFLKMAGQ
- a CDS encoding DUF3793 family protein, with amino-acid sequence MGQMISEMRHGVRRPVWHDLAERFDEPRECLASFLALEAAEVLAGEKPANLIGIANRTRACGRNLYVLWKQWGAMVLGESGLAVRELSDRGDSLLLLLYRPEALEALLRRPSASAVLARAGYGAATGLDEVLTELSTRIDGDRFPHEIGVFLGYPLKDVAAFMGLVRIPFACQGPWKIFGDPRESLRLAEVFRCCRARMAERLNRCTSALDCLADGSPRPVVGFDEIESHSYGGKAMCIAVIGGMDRLEKHYREEAVRSGVELRMFSQSENNIAVKLKRFDALVIFTNKVSHRVKNEAMAVAKQNGIPVFMHHSCGVCTLRDCLSCLTATVAHVGESDRPDLGRRKNHS
- the uvrC gene encoding excinuclease ABC subunit UvrC, which gives rise to MFDTKRLTTLPDAPGVYLMKGNGGDILYVGKAKSLRKRVRSYFSKGGESRYHIRFLVGRVADIDVIVTDTEKEALLLENTLIKEHRPRYNLDLRDDKTYFSLRLDMNEEFPRLTIVRRPGRDGARYFGPYSSASAAREVLKQLYKLFPLRHYPLESCRRRRRPCLFYQLRQCAAPCHGLISGEDYQSLAEGAALFLAGKNSDLTRLYRQRMAAAAADERYEDAARYRDLIRAIEVTVEKQKMVAGDGDTDVVGFFRDATDLSVSILFYRGGRLMGSRNYLLDWEMDDAEGLSSFLSGYYNRDVVIPDEILIPFTVDDTDPLGELLTERRGKKTVLRHPVRGTKAELVRLAARNAEAYLHEKREKDSGMEQVLGELKEKLHLTNLPRRIECYDISTIQGRYSVGSRVRFQNGAPDKAGYRRYRIRTVPGTDDFAMMHEVLSRRFRDGHGGDGRPDLIVIDGGMGQLNVLTAILEELGLHGIDAVSLAKSRVERNMSDNEVVRSDERVFLPGRRNPVVLRQNGAPLLLLARIRDEAHRFAITYHQKLRGKGSIRSSLEGIPGIGEKRKRELLKRFGSIRALRQADREQLAAVPSVSPALADAIWKALHGEEPEAP
- a CDS encoding LysM peptidoglycan-binding domain-containing protein, whose protein sequence is MNTCHFYRVQLLRASLLLMAISATASASATSFELDVKDLQTVAPAKRAPKRKAPAPAASAETKRDTVPAETKRGVSRYTVKPGDFIFKILMREYGLSNAAAEALIPEIQRINNLRSITRLSVGQTILIPLEGPRAAVRVQEFGERRETAEPAATVAVAPPTEPSPQVVESGPAPPSEQTAPPVTEAAAPVPPRPEPAPATRPAEAAPPISPAPVVVSAPSSFSRRLITLWQSLVPGQERVEPITLNGRVLPPEEFPLLLAADGGKILVDMKGTLLPRDKSTLAERHPDIRLVSRGASSERDFFTVLLRTAEFAHVEEDAVATIGSDPQLTVKADYRITRLPAVATRGPENVFLFLERNGSCLPAALISALADNGINSVEFCDVAPQPPSVPGYELRSVTGTTPCELAVQLLGVLAVKLDRNRIVSGSMGENAESRFSIRVDGYFENDGKKFILSCNDNDSYNYTLFRLLQLEGYGIIQLGDKDDFATVADKILTVLRYPHSFGRHDFTHDRYTVSALGFRVTRLGPVSGRMLIIDRPVDPAFAELLQWER
- a CDS encoding cytochrome C translates to MGLLVAATAWGGEVTYRKDIKPIFDVRCAGCHGADAAPEYHAFKAEKEKWLAKGQGMRMDTYSHLIFYTAWPDTGALMRRLDDGKNSKDAKPGNMYRHLGATEEERQRNLAVFKAWVGVWNLKKWPDITKEELNAITVTY